One genomic window of Solanum dulcamara chromosome 12, daSolDulc1.2, whole genome shotgun sequence includes the following:
- the LOC129877686 gene encoding adenylyl-sulfate kinase 3-like isoform X1 yields the protein MSTVGNPANIFWHENPVGKAEREKLLNQQGCVVWITGLSGSGKSTLACSLGRELQSRGKLSYVLDGDNLRHGLNKNLGFSPESRTENIRRTGEVANLFADAGLICIASLISPYRKDRDACRALLPDKKFIEVFMNMPLQLCEDRDPKGLYKLAREGKIKASHFVGFTGIDDPYEPPLNCEIEIQLKDGVVPTPHEMAGQVVSYMEDGGFLEA from the exons ATGTCTACTGTGGGCAATCCTGCAAACATATTCTGGCATGAAAATCCAGTTGGGAAGGCGGAAAGGGAAAAGCTGCTTAACCAACAGGGATGTGTTGTGTGGATCACAGGTCTCAGTGGATCAG GAAAAAGCACACTTGCATGTTCCCTAGGTAGAGAATTGCAGTCAAGGGGTAAGCTTTCGTACGTTCTTGATGGTGACAACCTTAGGCATGGTCTGAACAAGAATCTTGGGTTCTCACCAGAAAGCCGGACGGAGAATATACGTAGGACTG GGGAAGTTGCAAATCTCTTTGCAGATGCTGGATTAATTTGCATTGCAAGTTTGATATCTCCTTACAGAAAGGATCGTGATGCTTGCCGCGCATTATTGCCAGATAAAAAGTTCATTGAG GTTTTTATGAATATGCCTCTACAACTGTGTGAAGATAGAGATCCAAAAGGCCTCTACAAGCTAGCTCGTGAGGGTAAAATCAAAG CGTCTCATTTTGTAGGTTTTACTGGAATAGATGATCCTTATGAACCACCTTTGAATTGTGAG ATTGAAATACAACTAAAAGATGGAGTAGTTCCTACACCACATGAGATGGCGGGGCAAGTAGTTTCTTATATGGAGGACGGAGGCTTTTTGGAAGCTTAG
- the LOC129877686 gene encoding adenylyl-sulfate kinase 3-like isoform X2 has protein sequence MSTVGNPANIFWHENPVGKAEREKLLNQQGCVVWITGLSGSGKSTLACSLGRELQSRGKLSYVLDGDNLRHGLNKNLGFSPESRTENIRRTGEVANLFADAGLICIASLISPYRKDRDACRALLPDKKFIEVFMNMPLQLCEDRDPKGLYKLAREGKIKGFTGIDDPYEPPLNCEIEIQLKDGVVPTPHEMAGQVVSYMEDGGFLEA, from the exons ATGTCTACTGTGGGCAATCCTGCAAACATATTCTGGCATGAAAATCCAGTTGGGAAGGCGGAAAGGGAAAAGCTGCTTAACCAACAGGGATGTGTTGTGTGGATCACAGGTCTCAGTGGATCAG GAAAAAGCACACTTGCATGTTCCCTAGGTAGAGAATTGCAGTCAAGGGGTAAGCTTTCGTACGTTCTTGATGGTGACAACCTTAGGCATGGTCTGAACAAGAATCTTGGGTTCTCACCAGAAAGCCGGACGGAGAATATACGTAGGACTG GGGAAGTTGCAAATCTCTTTGCAGATGCTGGATTAATTTGCATTGCAAGTTTGATATCTCCTTACAGAAAGGATCGTGATGCTTGCCGCGCATTATTGCCAGATAAAAAGTTCATTGAG GTTTTTATGAATATGCCTCTACAACTGTGTGAAGATAGAGATCCAAAAGGCCTCTACAAGCTAGCTCGTGAGGGTAAAATCAAAG GTTTTACTGGAATAGATGATCCTTATGAACCACCTTTGAATTGTGAG ATTGAAATACAACTAAAAGATGGAGTAGTTCCTACACCACATGAGATGGCGGGGCAAGTAGTTTCTTATATGGAGGACGGAGGCTTTTTGGAAGCTTAG
- the LOC129876998 gene encoding uncharacterized protein LOC129876998: MDLQEWELLSDNGLLEVLHDKKDNFLSRDHASDSKRVPNKLVIPLLIQQEPSIQKPQEDVEVIKEVITKVPIEEATLVQDEEDKVSQVFFKKMKESEFENMKLDSPKFSNKTTSVSQIDSMNFPFEDEVEVLEVEKESEIKKKDINEENNINGGIHLWKWRLTGVGAICSFGVAAAAAAAAICIFIGNHQKQKQHKQNQKLKFQFSDDKKMKQVVQQPATKLNEAICGVRVSVPITKRITDVEGLILRSLEHIQDCLSVS, encoded by the exons ATGGATCTTCAAGAGTGGGAACTTCTTTCTGATAATGGACTTCTTGAAGTACTCCATGATAAAAAAGACAATTTTTTGTCTAGGGATCATGCTTCTGATTCCAAAAGAGTGCCAAATAAACTAGTAATTCCATTACTAATTCAGCAAGAGCCAAGTATACAAAAACCTCAAGAAGATGTTGAGGTTATTAAAGAAGTTATCACTAAGGTTCCAATTGAG GAAGCAACTCTAGTGCAAGATGAGGAAGATAAAGTGTCACAagtttttttcaagaaaatgaaGGAAAGTGAATTTGAAAACATGAAACTGGATTCACCCAAGTTCAGTAACAAGACTACTTCTGTGTCTCAAATTGATTCAATGAATTTCCCCTTTGAGGATGAAGTTGAAGTCTTGGAGGTTGAAAAAGAGAGTGAGATCAAGAAAAAGGATATTAATGAAGAGAACAATATAAATGGTGGAATTCACCTATGGAAATGGAGATTGACTGGAGTTGGTGCTATTTGTTCCTTTGGGGTTGCAgcagctgctgctgctgctgcaaTTTGCATCTTCattggaaatcatcaaaaacaGAAACAGCATAAGCAGAATCAGAAGCTTAAATTCCAATTTTCTGATGACAAG AAAATGAAGCAAGTGGTTCAGCAGCCTGCAACAAAATTGAATGAAGCAATTTGTGGAGTAAGAGTATCAGTTCCTATAACGAAACGCATCACAGACGTTGAAGGATTAATTTTACGCTCCTTAGAACATATTCAAGACTGTTTATCAGTCTCTTGA